Proteins encoded in a region of the Mucilaginibacter sabulilitoris genome:
- a CDS encoding carboxypeptidase-like regulatory domain-containing protein: MLRFSLLFILLLPAVCFAQLKITGKIINADDKKPVANASVFLNNASTGNKTADDGSFMLSNVRPGQYDVIVSIVGYETHSQQLLVNNSNITLSVIALKPKTIELKEVKIQPNANWERYYAQFKRQFLGTTANAAQCRILNPDLLDFEYDKKTHTLEASSYDFLEVENKALGYKIKYKLNKFSYDSGKGFLYYEGISVFEDMKGNKGKIRKWKKHRQDAYLGSPMHFLRSIITNQLTSQGFEVFKLIRKPNPEYKGGLFDSKNKYLQTLIKQPLDLSAFAKRTDKAGFYALGFNDCLYIMYNKKSSSTPDDIYRPLDMPDYATSIATPDEHEAYAFFDNNGIISNPRSIIFEGDWGIYRMAEMLPVDYEPPAQGK; encoded by the coding sequence ATGCTTAGGTTTTCACTTTTATTCATATTATTACTCCCGGCGGTCTGTTTTGCCCAGTTAAAAATCACCGGCAAAATTATAAACGCAGACGATAAGAAACCGGTGGCTAACGCCAGCGTATTTTTAAATAATGCAAGTACCGGCAATAAAACTGCCGACGATGGGTCATTTATGCTAAGCAATGTAAGGCCGGGCCAGTATGATGTTATCGTATCAATTGTGGGTTACGAAACACACAGTCAGCAGTTGTTAGTAAACAACAGCAATATCACCTTATCTGTTATAGCGCTTAAACCTAAAACCATTGAGCTCAAAGAAGTAAAAATTCAGCCCAATGCCAATTGGGAAAGATATTATGCCCAGTTTAAACGCCAGTTTTTAGGCACAACCGCTAACGCCGCACAATGCCGTATATTAAACCCTGACCTGCTTGATTTTGAGTATGACAAAAAAACACATACCCTTGAGGCATCGTCATATGACTTTCTGGAGGTGGAAAACAAGGCTTTGGGTTATAAGATTAAATATAAGCTCAACAAATTCAGTTACGACTCCGGCAAAGGCTTTCTTTACTATGAGGGTATATCGGTATTTGAAGATATGAAGGGAAACAAAGGCAAAATACGCAAATGGAAAAAGCACAGACAAGATGCTTATCTTGGCTCGCCTATGCATTTTTTGCGCAGCATCATCACTAACCAGTTAACATCCCAGGGGTTTGAGGTGTTCAAACTAATTCGCAAACCAAACCCTGAGTACAAAGGTGGTCTGTTCGACAGTAAGAACAAATACTTACAAACGCTGATCAAACAACCGCTTGATTTAAGCGCTTTTGCAAAACGTACCGATAAAGCCGGTTTTTACGCACTTGGCTTTAATGACTGCCTTTATATCATGTACAACAAAAAAAGTAGCAGTACTCCCGACGATATTTACCGTCCGCTTGATATGCCCGATTACGCGACATCCATTGCCACGCCGGACGAACACGAGGCCTATGCGTTTTTTGATAACAACGGTATCATCAGCAATCCGCGCAGTATTATTTTTGAAGGCGATTGGGGAATTTACCGCATGGCCGAGATGCTCCCGGTTGATTATGAACCGCCTGCGCAGGGTAAGTAA
- a CDS encoding ATP-dependent Clp protease ATP-binding subunit codes for MEAKFSPRVKDVIQYSREEALRLGHDYIGTEHLLLGLIRDGDGVAIKLLKGLNVDTAKLRRAVEDAVKGTIGTNVHIGSIPLTKQAEKVLKITYLEAKIFKSDVIGTEHLLLSILRDEDNIASQILVQFNVNYEVFKGEVESHKNDVTDEMPGSPTGGDDDFKEEESFSQPKKVSDIKSKTPVLDNFGRDLTRAAEDGKLDPIVGREKEIERVSQILSRRKKNNPILIGEPGVGKSAIAEGLALRIVQRKVSRVLFNKRVVTLDLASLVAGTKYRGQFEERMKAVMNELEKSPDVILFIDEIHTIVGAGGASGSLDASNMFKPALARGEIQCIGATTLDEYRQYIEKDGALDRRFQKVMVEPATPVETIEILNRIKEKYEEHHGVTYTPEAINACVNLTTRYITDRFLPDKAIDALDESGSRVHLTNIHVPQNILDIEQKIEQIKIEKNKVVRSQKYEEAAQLRDTEKNLLVELDQAKALWEAETKSKRYTVTEDNVAEVVSMMTGIPVQRVGQADSQKLLHMADTVASKIIGQDEAIKKLTRAIQRTRAGLKDPKKPIGSFIFLGPTGVGKTELAKELARFMFDTEDALIQIDMSEYMEKFAVSRLVGAPPGYVGYEEGGQLTEKVRRKPYAVILLDEIEKAHPDVFNILLQVLDEGQLTDSLGRKVDFRNTIIIMTSNIGARQLKDFGQGVGFSTNAKTLQADTHSRGVIENALKRAFAPEFLNRIDDVIVFNSLGKDEIFKIIDIELAFLFSRVNGLGFKIELTEAAKEFIADKGYDSQFGARPLKRAIQKYLEDPIAEEILKGELSEGDIMSVDYDKEANEIKIIDKKGESKEPEQEEQK; via the coding sequence ATGGAAGCTAAATTTTCGCCGAGGGTTAAGGATGTTATTCAATATAGCAGGGAAGAGGCACTACGCCTGGGGCACGACTATATAGGAACAGAGCATCTTTTACTGGGGCTTATCCGGGATGGAGACGGTGTTGCAATTAAATTGCTGAAAGGATTGAACGTTGACACAGCAAAACTGCGCCGCGCCGTTGAAGATGCCGTAAAAGGAACTATTGGAACAAACGTACATATTGGCAGTATCCCATTAACTAAACAAGCCGAGAAAGTACTAAAGATAACTTATCTTGAAGCCAAGATATTTAAAAGCGATGTAATTGGAACCGAGCACCTGCTGCTGTCCATACTTCGCGATGAAGATAATATTGCTTCGCAGATACTGGTACAGTTTAATGTAAACTACGAAGTATTTAAAGGAGAAGTAGAATCGCACAAAAATGATGTAACTGACGAAATGCCTGGTTCACCAACAGGCGGCGATGATGATTTTAAAGAAGAAGAATCATTTAGCCAGCCTAAAAAAGTATCGGACATTAAATCAAAAACACCTGTGCTTGACAACTTTGGCCGCGATTTAACCCGCGCCGCCGAAGATGGTAAGCTTGACCCGATTGTTGGTCGTGAAAAGGAAATAGAAAGGGTTTCGCAGATATTATCACGCCGTAAAAAGAACAACCCTATATTAATAGGTGAGCCTGGTGTTGGTAAATCGGCCATTGCCGAAGGACTTGCACTGCGTATTGTTCAGCGTAAAGTATCACGTGTGTTGTTTAACAAACGTGTAGTTACACTTGACTTGGCCTCATTGGTTGCCGGTACAAAATATCGCGGCCAGTTTGAAGAGCGTATGAAAGCGGTAATGAACGAATTGGAGAAATCACCTGATGTTATTTTATTTATTGATGAGATACATACTATAGTAGGTGCAGGTGGTGCTTCCGGCTCGCTTGATGCCTCCAACATGTTTAAACCTGCTTTGGCAAGGGGCGAAATCCAATGCATTGGCGCAACCACTTTGGATGAGTACCGCCAGTATATTGAAAAAGATGGCGCGCTTGACCGTCGTTTCCAAAAGGTAATGGTTGAACCAGCTACCCCGGTTGAAACTATCGAGATCCTGAACAGGATTAAAGAAAAATACGAAGAGCACCATGGTGTAACCTATACTCCCGAAGCAATAAATGCCTGCGTTAACTTAACCACCCGTTACATTACCGATAGGTTTTTACCAGACAAGGCTATTGACGCTTTGGACGAATCGGGCTCACGTGTTCACTTAACCAATATCCACGTGCCTCAAAACATTTTGGATATTGAGCAAAAGATTGAGCAGATAAAGATTGAAAAAAACAAGGTTGTTCGCAGCCAGAAATATGAGGAAGCGGCTCAGTTACGCGATACCGAAAAGAATTTGCTGGTAGAGCTTGATCAAGCCAAAGCATTGTGGGAAGCCGAAACAAAATCAAAACGTTACACTGTAACCGAAGATAATGTGGCCGAAGTGGTATCAATGATGACCGGTATACCTGTACAAAGGGTAGGCCAGGCCGACAGCCAGAAACTGCTGCACATGGCAGATACTGTTGCCAGCAAAATCATTGGTCAGGATGAGGCTATTAAAAAGTTAACCCGCGCTATACAACGTACACGTGCAGGCTTAAAGGATCCTAAAAAACCTATTGGTTCGTTTATTTTCCTGGGCCCAACCGGTGTTGGTAAAACGGAGCTTGCCAAAGAGCTTGCCCGCTTTATGTTTGATACCGAAGACGCGCTGATACAAATTGATATGAGCGAATACATGGAAAAATTCGCGGTATCTCGTTTAGTAGGAGCGCCTCCGGGCTACGTGGGTTACGAAGAAGGCGGACAGTTAACCGAAAAGGTACGCCGTAAACCTTACGCCGTAATATTGCTTGATGAAATTGAGAAAGCTCACCCGGACGTATTTAATATCCTGTTACAGGTATTGGACGAAGGACAGCTGACCGATTCATTGGGCCGTAAGGTTGATTTCAGGAACACCATCATTATCATGACATCAAATATTGGTGCCCGTCAGCTGAAAGATTTTGGACAAGGTGTTGGTTTCAGCACTAATGCAAAAACTTTGCAGGCCGATACTCACTCACGCGGTGTTATTGAAAACGCTTTGAAACGTGCTTTTGCGCCTGAGTTTTTGAACCGTATTGATGACGTGATTGTGTTTAACTCATTAGGTAAAGACGAGATCTTCAAAATTATTGATATTGAGTTGGCCTTCTTGTTTAGCCGTGTTAACGGTTTAGGTTTCAAAATTGAACTTACCGAAGCCGCTAAAGAGTTTATTGCCGACAAAGGTTATGATTCGCAATTTGGTGCACGTCCGTTAAAACGTGCCATTCAGAAATATCTGGAAGATCCAATTGCCGAAGAAATACTGAAAGGTGAATTGAGCGAAGGCGATATTATGTCAGTTGACTATGACAAAGAAGCCAATGAGATCAAGATCATCGACAAAAAAGGCGAAAGCAAAGAGCCTGAACAGGAAGAACAAAAATAA
- the ettA gene encoding energy-dependent translational throttle protein EttA, which translates to MADEKIIFSMAGVSKVYPPQKTVLKNIYLSFFYGAKIGVIGLNGSGKSSLLKIIAGIDKTNIGEVVFSPGYTVGYLSQEPELDPEKTVREVVEEGVAETTALLKEYEEINEKFGLEEYYSDADKMDKLMSRQGELQDQIDAVNAWELDTKLERAMDALRCPEPDTKISVLSGGERRRVALCRLLLKEPDVLLLDEPTNHLDAESIDWLEQHLQQYKGTVIAVTHDRYFLDNVAGWILELDRGEGIPWKGNYSSWLDQKAKRLAQEEKSESKRQKTLERELEWVRMGPKGRHAKSKARLGNYEKLASEETKEREEKLELFIPPGPRLGNVVIEANNVSKSYGDKLLFDNLSFSLPPAGIVGIIGPNGAGKTTLFRLITGQDKPDSGTFRVGETVALGYVDQMHDDLDPNKSVWENVTGGLETIMVGNRPLNSRAYVSKFNFNGADQQKKVGVLSGGERNRVHLSITLKKGSNVLLLDEPTNDIDVNTLRSLEEALENFGGCAVVISHDRWFLDRICTHILAFEGNSQVYFFEGNYSDYEENRKKRLGDVAPKRIKYKKLTV; encoded by the coding sequence ATGGCAGACGAAAAGATCATATTTTCAATGGCTGGGGTTAGCAAAGTCTATCCTCCCCAAAAAACAGTTTTAAAAAATATTTACCTGTCCTTTTTTTACGGTGCCAAAATTGGGGTTATCGGTTTAAACGGTTCGGGTAAATCGTCCTTATTAAAAATTATAGCAGGCATTGATAAAACCAATATAGGCGAAGTTGTTTTTTCACCGGGTTACACTGTTGGTTACCTGAGCCAGGAACCCGAGCTTGACCCGGAAAAAACCGTGCGCGAAGTGGTGGAAGAAGGCGTTGCCGAAACTACTGCCTTATTAAAAGAGTACGAAGAGATAAACGAAAAATTCGGCCTGGAAGAATATTATAGCGATGCCGATAAAATGGATAAACTGATGTCGCGCCAGGGTGAGCTGCAGGATCAGATAGATGCCGTGAACGCCTGGGAGCTTGATACCAAACTGGAACGCGCCATGGATGCGCTACGCTGCCCCGAACCGGATACTAAAATTTCGGTACTATCGGGCGGTGAGCGCCGTCGGGTGGCACTTTGCCGTTTATTATTAAAAGAGCCTGATGTTTTACTGCTTGATGAGCCTACCAATCACCTGGATGCCGAATCAATTGATTGGCTGGAGCAGCATTTACAGCAATATAAAGGTACTGTTATAGCCGTAACGCACGACCGTTACTTCCTTGACAATGTTGCAGGCTGGATCCTGGAACTTGACCGTGGCGAAGGCATTCCTTGGAAAGGCAACTACTCTTCATGGCTTGACCAAAAGGCCAAACGCCTGGCGCAGGAAGAAAAAAGCGAAAGCAAACGTCAGAAAACCCTGGAGCGTGAGCTGGAATGGGTGCGCATGGGCCCTAAAGGTCGCCACGCCAAATCAAAGGCCCGCTTAGGCAACTATGAAAAACTGGCATCTGAAGAAACTAAGGAACGCGAAGAAAAACTGGAACTGTTTATTCCACCGGGCCCGCGTTTGGGTAATGTGGTGATTGAAGCTAACAACGTAAGCAAGTCTTATGGCGATAAATTGTTGTTCGATAACCTGAGCTTCTCTTTGCCGCCGGCAGGTATTGTGGGCATCATCGGGCCAAACGGTGCGGGTAAAACCACCCTGTTCCGCCTTATTACCGGGCAAGACAAGCCAGATTCGGGCACTTTCCGCGTTGGCGAAACCGTTGCCCTTGGCTACGTTGACCAGATGCATGATGACCTTGACCCTAACAAATCTGTTTGGGAAAACGTAACCGGCGGCCTGGAAACCATTATGGTAGGCAACCGTCCGCTTAACTCGCGTGCTTATGTATCCAAATTCAACTTTAACGGTGCCGATCAGCAGAAAAAAGTAGGTGTGCTGTCGGGTGGTGAACGTAACCGCGTACACTTGTCCATCACGCTTAAAAAAGGATCGAACGTATTGCTGCTGGATGAGCCCACCAACGATATTGACGTAAATACCCTGCGTTCACTGGAAGAAGCTTTGGAAAACTTTGGCGGCTGCGCGGTAGTGATCAGCCACGACCGCTGGTTCCTCGACCGTATATGTACTCACATCCTGGCGTTTGAAGGCAACTCACAGGTTTACTTTTTTGAAGGTAACTACTCCGACTACGAGGAAAACCGCAAAAAACGACTTGGTGATGTGGCACCAAAAAGAATTAAGTATAAAAAGCTGACAGTGTAA
- a CDS encoding ATP-dependent Clp protease adaptor ClpS, with amino-acid sequence MSTETQEETLTLEEILAGLKEVHRLILWNDDFNTFDHVIHCMMKYLDYSEAQAEKIAWKVHNEGKCAILEGSFTEMEIYRKILQQEGLTVSVE; translated from the coding sequence ATGTCAACCGAAACGCAGGAAGAAACACTCACACTCGAAGAAATACTGGCCGGATTGAAAGAAGTTCACCGCCTTATATTATGGAACGATGATTTTAACACCTTTGATCACGTGATCCATTGCATGATGAAGTATCTTGATTACTCTGAAGCACAAGCCGAAAAAATAGCCTGGAAAGTTCATAACGAAGGGAAATGTGCCATACTGGAAGGCTCATTCACCGAAATGGAAATTTACCGCAAAATATTGCAGCAGGAAGGTCTTACTGTTAGTGTGGAGTAG
- a CDS encoding IS1182 family transposase — translation MLVQQQKIHFSAFSGLYDLIVPKDNLLRKINDLVDFTFIYDELISKYSITNGRAAESPVRMFKYLLLKTVYTVSDVDVVERSQYDMSFKYFLDMSPEEEVIDPSSLTKFRKLRLKDNDLLNLLIGKTVTIAIEKGLIRSKSIIVDATHSLSRSNPYSALEVLRERSKLLRKAVYAIDEDMKAGMPEKNTADELEKELAYCSALEKYIEADQPLCQIPAVKEKLNLLKETVADTQEHYIVSKDKDAKTGHKSADSSFFGYKTHLAMTEERIITAAVITSGEKGDGPELPKLLEISQNNGINVEKIIGDSAYSGKENLALMNGQDIKVVAKLNPTITQGFRKEEDKFDYNKDADMFVCPAGHLSIRKSRQGKKNVGTNQTDTYYFDVEKCKICPFREGCYKPGAKTKTYSVSIKSDLHQQQMAFQETTQYKESIKHRYKIEAKNSELKNVHGYDRAIAYGIENMQMQGALAIFTVNLKRIIKLIA, via the coding sequence ATGCTCGTTCAACAACAAAAGATCCATTTTAGCGCGTTTTCGGGCTTATATGACCTGATCGTTCCTAAAGACAATCTTCTGCGGAAGATCAATGACCTGGTAGATTTTACCTTTATCTATGATGAACTGATCAGCAAATACAGCATTACTAACGGCCGGGCAGCAGAAAGCCCTGTACGGATGTTCAAGTATCTGTTGTTGAAAACGGTTTATACGGTTTCAGACGTTGATGTGGTTGAGCGTTCGCAGTATGACATGTCTTTCAAATATTTCCTGGATATGTCGCCTGAAGAAGAAGTTATTGATCCCAGTTCATTGACCAAGTTCAGAAAGCTGCGGCTAAAGGATAATGATCTGTTAAACCTGCTTATTGGTAAAACGGTGACCATAGCTATTGAAAAAGGGCTCATCCGCTCAAAATCCATTATTGTTGATGCTACCCATTCCCTGTCGAGATCCAACCCGTATTCAGCATTGGAAGTATTGCGGGAACGTTCAAAGTTACTCCGCAAAGCTGTTTATGCGATAGATGAAGATATGAAGGCAGGCATGCCCGAAAAGAACACAGCCGACGAATTGGAAAAAGAACTGGCTTATTGCAGTGCATTGGAAAAGTATATTGAAGCCGATCAACCGTTATGCCAGATACCTGCGGTAAAAGAAAAACTGAATCTATTGAAAGAGACAGTAGCAGATACTCAGGAGCACTATATAGTATCTAAAGACAAGGATGCCAAAACCGGCCATAAATCAGCTGATAGCTCATTCTTTGGTTATAAGACCCATCTGGCGATGACCGAGGAACGCATCATTACCGCTGCCGTAATCACATCGGGTGAAAAAGGTGATGGTCCGGAGCTTCCCAAACTTTTAGAAATCAGCCAAAACAATGGGATCAACGTAGAAAAGATTATCGGCGATTCAGCTTATTCAGGAAAAGAGAACCTTGCGTTAATGAACGGACAGGATATTAAGGTGGTAGCCAAACTAAACCCAACCATTACCCAGGGGTTTAGAAAAGAAGAAGATAAGTTCGATTATAACAAAGACGCTGATATGTTCGTTTGCCCTGCAGGGCATTTGTCCATACGAAAATCAAGACAGGGAAAAAAGAACGTTGGAACAAATCAGACAGACACGTATTACTTTGATGTTGAAAAATGCAAAATCTGCCCATTTAGGGAGGGTTGCTACAAACCTGGGGCAAAAACCAAGACCTATTCTGTAAGCATAAAGTCAGACCTGCACCAACAACAGATGGCTTTTCAGGAAACGACACAATATAAGGAAAGCATCAAACACAGGTATAAGATCGAAGCCAAAAACAGTGAACTAAAAAACGTTCATGGTTATGACCGGGCGATAGCTTATGGTATCGAAAACATGCAGATGCAGGGCGCATTGGCCATCTTTACTGTCAATCTGAAAAGGATCATCAAACTGATCGCCTAA
- a CDS encoding branched-chain amino acid aminotransferase: protein MTETLDIKITKTTHSRLAETDFDNLPFGKTFSDHMFVADYADGEWKNLQVIPYGEIGLSPAISALHYGQAFFEGLKAYKHADGKVTIFRPDKNAIRFNKSAERLCMPTLPEEIFLQSMATVVDIDRDWIPTKANHALYIRPFMFATDPYLGVTPSSTYKYMVLTGPVGPYFSKTLRVKIETYYTRAAEGGMGFAKAAGNYGSSMLPARKATEEGFDQLIWTDAKEHKYIEEMGAANAMFLLDGKLITAEAKDTILDGVTRDTVIALAKEWGIPVETRKVSVAEIIEGAKNGKLTDAFGAGTAATIASVGSISVDGEEYFLSDPKNREFSQKVLATLDAVKYGNAPDTYGWNYLVG, encoded by the coding sequence ATGACTGAGACGCTGGACATCAAGATCACCAAAACCACTCACTCCCGTTTAGCTGAAACGGATTTTGACAACTTACCATTCGGAAAAACATTTTCTGACCATATGTTTGTGGCCGATTATGCCGATGGTGAATGGAAAAACCTCCAGGTCATTCCCTACGGCGAAATTGGGCTTAGTCCGGCAATTTCTGCATTACATTACGGTCAGGCATTTTTTGAAGGTTTAAAAGCCTACAAACATGCCGACGGAAAAGTTACTATCTTCCGCCCCGATAAAAACGCCATCCGCTTTAACAAGTCGGCAGAGCGTTTATGCATGCCAACTTTGCCCGAAGAAATATTTTTACAAAGTATGGCCACCGTGGTTGATATTGATCGCGACTGGATACCAACTAAAGCAAACCACGCCTTGTATATCCGTCCGTTTATGTTTGCTACTGACCCATACCTGGGTGTAACACCATCATCAACTTACAAATACATGGTGCTTACCGGCCCTGTTGGACCATACTTTTCAAAAACACTGCGTGTTAAAATAGAAACTTACTACACCCGCGCTGCAGAAGGCGGTATGGGCTTTGCAAAAGCTGCCGGCAACTATGGCAGCTCGATGCTGCCTGCCCGTAAAGCAACCGAAGAAGGCTTTGACCAATTGATCTGGACAGATGCCAAAGAGCACAAATACATTGAAGAAATGGGCGCCGCAAACGCTATGTTCCTGCTTGACGGTAAACTGATCACCGCGGAAGCAAAAGATACCATTCTTGATGGTGTAACCCGCGACACAGTTATCGCCTTAGCCAAAGAATGGGGCATCCCGGTTGAAACCCGCAAAGTTTCCGTAGCTGAAATTATTGAAGGCGCCAAAAACGGCAAACTTACCGATGCCTTTGGTGCAGGTACCGCAGCAACCATTGCCTCTGTAGGTTCTATCAGTGTTGACGGCGAAGAGTATTTTCTGAGCGACCCAAAAAACCGCGAGTTCTCGCAAAAAGTTTTAGCTACGCTTGATGCCGTAAAATATGGTAACGCGCCAGATACCTACGGATGGAACTACCTGGTAGGTTAA
- a CDS encoding histidine phosphatase family protein, which produces MKKAAFIFLLIVFATGLVAVDALAQGKNLRLIFIRHAEKPDDGDNLSCMGLNRAMKLPEVLKAKFGVPSYVYVPALHLGKSTPRGRMFQTVSPFAIKYNLTVNSSFEEENAAGLAVELTAKKGTILIVWEHSQIKPILKALGLNVKNLQWPNDDFDTIWIVGYKKGKPFLTVDKEGITPMANCNF; this is translated from the coding sequence ATGAAAAAAGCAGCATTTATTTTCTTACTGATAGTGTTTGCGACAGGCCTGGTGGCGGTCGACGCACTGGCGCAAGGCAAAAATCTTAGGCTGATCTTTATTCGCCATGCCGAAAAACCTGACGATGGCGATAACCTGTCGTGTATGGGCCTTAACCGGGCCATGAAGCTCCCCGAAGTTTTAAAAGCAAAATTCGGTGTACCAAGTTATGTGTATGTCCCGGCACTGCACCTCGGTAAATCAACCCCGCGGGGACGCATGTTCCAAACCGTTTCGCCTTTCGCCATTAAATATAATTTAACTGTTAACAGCAGCTTTGAGGAGGAAAATGCCGCAGGCTTAGCCGTCGAACTAACCGCAAAAAAAGGAACCATACTAATTGTATGGGAACATAGTCAGATTAAACCTATCCTGAAAGCCCTTGGCCTCAATGTTAAAAACCTGCAGTGGCCCAATGATGATTTTGATACCATCTGGATTGTTGGTTATAAAAAAGGTAAACCTTTTTTAACAGTTGATAAAGAGGGCATAACGCCGATGGCTAATTGCAATTTTTGA